Proteins from one Pelosinus sp. IPA-1 genomic window:
- a CDS encoding MarR family transcriptional regulator, with product MNTLDELTHELFTFYNGFSSWENSVIKTSDLTVSEAHAIEILGTYGQMKMKTLAQHLGVTTGTTTVTVDRLEKKEYAKRESVKEDRRVHLITLTEKGLHAFSEHHQYHFNLTEQILAALSSEENEQLIKILKKINEEAF from the coding sequence ATGAATACATTAGACGAATTAACACATGAGTTGTTTACTTTTTATAATGGTTTTTCGTCATGGGAGAACTCGGTGATAAAAACTAGCGATTTGACCGTGTCCGAGGCCCACGCAATTGAAATATTAGGTACATACGGTCAAATGAAGATGAAAACCCTTGCTCAGCACTTAGGTGTAACGACAGGGACGACAACCGTTACCGTTGATCGATTAGAAAAAAAAGAGTATGCCAAGCGGGAGTCTGTCAAGGAAGATCGGCGTGTCCACCTTATAACGTTAACAGAAAAAGGTTTGCATGCTTTTTCTGAACACCATCAATATCATTTCAATTTAACAGAGCAAATACTCGCCGCTCTTTCCAGTGAAGAAAATGAGCAATTGATCAAAATCCTTAAGAAAATTAATGAGGAGGCGTTCTAG
- a CDS encoding cation-translocating P-type ATPase, producing MRSEEKLLMKKEAISADKIENESNCMEHGEGSHTQDVIRIAATSILLLGYWLEWLPNILGVNTALLAAIIGGLPIIKEAVSAIYRRGDTKVGLLVSIAIIASIAIGEYFAAAEVALIMTIGEMLEHITLEKSNTALKKLADLAPLKARILEGGSEREIAAELVKVGDILLVKPGEKIPVDGMVTAGHATVDQATITGESIPVECHSGVNVFGGTIVAMGSIEIVATKVGQDTALGHIIKMVKEAQASKAPSARIIDTWANWFVPLSLAIAVLVYLVTGDIVRGVTILIVFCPCAMLLSTPTAVAAAIGAAARRGILIKGGEILERVGSLDTVVFDKTGTITLGKPFLKDIRCYNGWQRNQLLAIAAGIEKRSEHHLAKAIIQEAEQEGVSFIEPMIWEPVIGQGIVAKKDDEIFLLGNQWLIKNQDIMLTREQEEYCIKNQGAGATVVFIAVNGDVVGIITIQDPIREGAKEAIEALQREQIKKVVLLTGDSTAVGNAVGAEVNIPIIHGDLLPDDKVKYVETYQREGFKVAMLGDGINDAPALAKADIGIAMGYSGTDIAIEAADIVLLSDDLNKISETIQKSRKAIRTIWQNIVVANVINFAAIILAALGLLGPVAAAIVHNVGAILVVLNSARLLRHE from the coding sequence ATGAGGAGCGAGGAAAAGTTGCTAATGAAAAAAGAAGCAATTAGCGCAGATAAAATAGAAAATGAATCTAACTGCATGGAACATGGGGAAGGAAGTCATACACAGGACGTTATAAGAATCGCTGCTACATCGATTTTGTTACTTGGCTATTGGCTAGAGTGGCTGCCCAATATTCTAGGGGTTAATACAGCTTTACTTGCAGCAATCATTGGGGGATTACCAATTATCAAAGAAGCAGTTAGCGCAATTTATCGCCGTGGTGATACCAAGGTGGGTTTATTAGTAAGTATTGCGATTATTGCTTCCATTGCCATTGGGGAATATTTTGCCGCTGCTGAAGTTGCACTAATCATGACGATAGGCGAAATGTTGGAACATATTACCTTAGAAAAATCAAATACTGCATTAAAAAAACTGGCAGACTTAGCTCCCTTAAAAGCCCGCATTTTAGAAGGTGGCAGCGAACGAGAAATTGCTGCCGAATTAGTAAAAGTGGGAGACATCTTATTAGTAAAGCCAGGAGAAAAAATTCCCGTGGATGGCATGGTAACAGCTGGTCATGCGACGGTTGATCAAGCAACAATAACTGGAGAATCAATTCCAGTTGAATGTCATAGTGGTGTGAATGTTTTTGGTGGAACGATCGTGGCAATGGGGAGTATTGAAATTGTTGCAACGAAGGTTGGTCAAGATACAGCGTTAGGTCATATTATTAAAATGGTTAAAGAGGCGCAAGCAAGTAAGGCGCCTAGTGCTCGAATTATTGATACCTGGGCAAATTGGTTTGTACCATTAAGTCTTGCGATTGCAGTGTTGGTTTATCTAGTGACAGGGGATATTGTAAGAGGAGTCACTATTTTAATTGTTTTTTGCCCTTGTGCTATGCTGCTAAGTACTCCTACCGCTGTAGCGGCCGCTATTGGAGCTGCTGCTCGCCGTGGTATTTTGATCAAGGGAGGCGAAATATTAGAGAGGGTAGGCTCCTTAGATACGGTTGTATTTGATAAAACAGGCACGATCACCTTGGGCAAGCCTTTTTTGAAAGACATTCGCTGTTACAATGGATGGCAAAGAAATCAATTACTAGCGATTGCAGCCGGCATTGAAAAACGTTCTGAGCATCATTTAGCAAAAGCAATTATACAAGAGGCAGAACAAGAAGGAGTTTCATTTATTGAACCGATGATTTGGGAACCTGTCATTGGGCAAGGTATAGTAGCAAAAAAAGATGATGAAATTTTCTTGTTAGGTAACCAATGGCTAATAAAAAATCAAGATATTATGCTAACAAGGGAACAAGAAGAATACTGCATTAAAAATCAAGGGGCGGGAGCGACAGTCGTTTTTATTGCAGTGAATGGTGATGTTGTAGGGATCATTACCATTCAAGATCCTATACGTGAAGGAGCTAAAGAAGCAATCGAGGCATTACAGCGTGAACAAATTAAGAAAGTAGTGCTGTTGACTGGTGATTCGACAGCAGTGGGAAATGCAGTAGGAGCGGAAGTGAATATTCCCATCATACATGGGGACTTATTACCTGATGACAAAGTAAAATATGTTGAAACCTATCAACGAGAAGGTTTCAAGGTGGCAATGCTCGGCGACGGAATCAATGATGCTCCTGCCTTGGCTAAAGCAGATATCGGCATTGCTATGGGGTATTCTGGAACAGATATAGCGATTGAGGCGGCAGATATTGTTTTATTATCTGATGACTTGAATAAGATATCTGAAACAATACAGAAAAGTCGAAAAGCCATTCGTACCATTTGGCAAAATATTGTAGTCGCTAATGTCATTAATTTTGCTGCAATTATATTGGCCGCTTTAGGATTATTAGGACCTGTTGCCGCTGCCATTGTGCATAATGTAGGAGCAATCTTAGTTGTATTGAATTCCGCACGTTTATTGCGTCACGAATGA